In Macrotis lagotis isolate mMagLag1 chromosome 8, bilby.v1.9.chrom.fasta, whole genome shotgun sequence, a single genomic region encodes these proteins:
- the IP6K1 gene encoding inositol hexakisphosphate kinase 1 translates to MCVCQTMEVGKYGKNASRAGNRGVLLEPFIHQVGGHSSMMRYDDHTVCKPLISREQRFYESLPPEMKEFTPEYKGVVSVCFEGDSDGYINLVAYPYVESEALEQDDPPEREQPRRKHSRRSLHRSGSGSEHKDERAGLVPESSDGLQELKSPKVELHIHSDVPFQMLDGNSGLSSEKISFNPWSLRCHKQQLSRMRSESKERKLYKFLLLENVVHHFKFPCVLDLKMGTRQHGDDASEEKAARQMKKCEQSTSATLGVRVCGMQVFQLDTGHYLCRNKYYGRGLSIEGFRNALYQYLHNGLDLRRDLFEPILGKLRGLKCVLERQASYRFYSSSLLIIYDGKECRAETFLERRADLRSKNVDSGLPEMMPEGGSPSTSPETSPSASPKVDVRMIDFAHSTFKGFRDDPTVHDGPDKGYVFGLESLITIMEQMREENQ, encoded by the exons ATGTGTGTTTGTCAAACCATGGAAGTGGGGAAGTATGGCAAGAATGCAAGTCGAGCCGGAAACCGGGGAGTCCTCCTGGAGCCCTTCATCCACCAGGTGGGCGGTCACAGCAGCATGATGCGCTATGACGACCACACCGTATGCAAGCCTTTAATTTCCCGGGAGCAGCGTTTCTATGAATCCCTACCCCCTGAAATGAAGGAGTTTACCCCTGAATACAAAG GTGTTGTGTCCGTCTGCTTTGAGGGGGACAGTGATGGCTACATTAACCTGGTGGCCTATCCTTATGTGGAAAGTGAGGCTCTGGAGCAGGATGATCCACCAGAGCGTGAGCAGCCCCGGCGCAAGCATTCTCGTCGAAGCCTTCACCGCTCTGGCAGCGGCAGCGAACATAAGGATGAACGGGCGGGGCTGGTCCCAGAAAGCTCAGATGG CTTGCAGGAGTTGAAGAGCCCCAAGGTGGAACTGCACATCCACTCAGACGTCCCCTTCCAGATGCTTGATGGGAACAGCGGCCTGAGCTCAGAAAAAATCAGCTTCAACCCTTGGAGCCTGCGCTGCCACAAGCAGCAGCTGAGCCGGATGCGCTCGGAATCCAAAGAGAGGAAACTCTACA AGTTTCTCTTGCTGGAGAATGTGGTGCATCACTTCAAGTTCCCCTGTGTGTTAGATCTGAAGATGGGCACCCGGCAGCATGGCGACGACGCGTCGGAGGAGAAGGCGGCCCGGCAGATGAAGAAGTGTGAGCAGAGCACCTCGGCCACTTTGGGCGTCCGCGTCTGTGGAATGCAG GTTTTTCAGCTGGACACAGGGCATTATTTGTGCAGGAATAAATACTATGGTCGTGGGCTCTCGATCGAAGGCTTCCGCAATGCTCTCTACCAGTATCTCCACAACGGCCTGGACCTCCGCCGAGATCTTTTTGAGCCCATCTTGGGCAAACTTCGGGGTTTGAAGTGTGTGCTGGAGAGGCAGGCCTCTTACCGCTTTTACTCCAGCTCCCTCCTCATCATTTATGATGGGAAGGAGTGCAGGGCAGAGACGTTCCTAGAGCGGCGGGCTGACCTGCGCTCGAAGAACGTGGACTCGGGGCTCCCTGAGATGATGCCTGAAGGCGGCAGTCCCAGCACCAGCCCCGAGACCTCCCCCTCGGCCTCTCCCAAGGTGGACGTCCGCATGATTGACTTTGCACACAGCACGTTCAAGGGCTTCCGGGACGACCCGACTGTGCATGACGGACCAGACAAGGGCTACGTGTTCGGCCTCGAGAGCCTCATCACCATCATGGAGCAGATGCGGGAGGAAAACCAATAG
- the GMPPB gene encoding mannose-1-phosphate guanylyltransferase catalytic subunit beta isoform X2, with product MKALILVGGYGTRLRPLTLSTPKPLVDFCNKPILLHQVEALVRKAGVNHVILAVSYMSEALEKEMKEQELRLGIRISLSHEQEPLGTAGPLALARELLTENSDPFFVLNSDVICDFPFAAMAQFHRHHGQEGTIVVTKVEEPSKYGVVVSEADTGRIHRFVEKPQVFVSNKINAGMYIFSPSVLQRIQLKPTSIEKEIFPVMAKEGKLYAMELPGFWMDIGQPKDFLTGMCLFLQSMRQTQPEQLHSGPGIVGNVLVDPSARIGQNCLIGPNVSLGPGVVVEDGVCIKRCTVLRGAHIRSHSWLDSCIVGWRSRVGQWVRMENVTVLGEDVIVGDELYLNGASVLPHKSIGESVPEPRIIM from the exons ATGAAGGCGCTGATCCTGGTGGGCGGCTACGGCACGAGGCTGCGGCCGCTGACCCTGAGCACGCCCAAGCCGCTGGTGGACTTCTGCAACAAGCCCATCCTGCTGCACCAGGTGGAGGCGCTGGTGAGGAAG GCAGGAGTGAACCATGTGATCCTGGCCGTGAGCTACATGTCGGAGGcgctggagaaggagatgaagGAGCAGGAGCTGCGG CTCGGGATCCGGATCTCCCTGTCCCACGAACAGGAACCCCTGGGGACAG CGGGGCCCCTGGCCCTGGCCAGGGAGCTGCTCACGGAGAACTCGGACCCCTTCTTCGTCCTCAACAGTGACGTCATCTGCGACTTCCCCTTCGCCGCCATGGCGCAGTTCCATCGGCACCACGGGCAGGAGGGCACCATCGTG GTGACCAAGGTGGAGGAGCCCTCCAAGTACGGGGTGGTGGTGAGTGAGGCGGACACTGGTCGCATCCACCGCTTTGTAGAGAAGCCCCAGGTGTTTGTGTCCAACAAGATCAATGCCGGCATGTACATCTTCAGTCCCAGCGTGTTGCAGCGCATCCAG TTAAAGCCCACGTCTATTGAGAAGGAAATCTTCCCTGTGATGGCCAAGGAAGGGAAGCTGTACGCCATGGAGCTCCCAG GCTTCTGGATGGACATTGGGCAGCCCAAAGACTTCCTGACGGGGATGTGCCTCTTCCTGCAGTCCATGAGGCAGACGCAGCCTGAGCAGCTGCACTCCGGCCCGGGCATTGTGGGCAATGTGCTAGTG GATCCGAGTGCCAGGATTGGCCAGAACTGTCTCATTGGGCCCAATGTCAGCCTGGGCCCTGGCGTGGTAGTGGAGGACGGCGTGTGTATCAAGCGCTGCACGGTGCTGCGGGGGGCCCACATCCGCTCTCACTCATGGCTTGATTCCTGTATAGTGGGCTGGAGATCTCGAGTGGGCCAGTGG GTGCGCATGGAGAACGTGACTGTGCTAGGAGAAGATGTCATCGTGGGTGATGAGCTATACCTCAATGGGGCCAGTGTATTGCCCCACAAGTCCATCGGCGAATCAGTGCCCGAGCCTCGCATCATCATGTAA
- the AMIGO3 gene encoding amphoterin-induced protein 3, with translation MAALILVCVLWLWLGKLPQLEAGTHSSPDNMSHVLQHCPKLCICAADLLSCSNQNLQFVPAPLPIMTTVLDLSYNGLSRLHPGWLAALPRLHILRLAHNKLRSLTRGTFHNASGLRRLDLSSNSLHAVGHHDLEGLTGLEELLLYNNHISSVDHSAFRGLRKLSRLYLSSNHLTTFSFHDLHGLSPGQLRVLDLSTNWLANIPVNEVVTLPAFIKNGLYLHNNPIHCSCNLYHMLLRWRQRGFSSVCDYLEEHVCIAFDVPSSRVRFFTHNKVFENCSSPAPSLEESDVHLEVQVGQPLLIHCDASAPAARYAWVSPSNELLVFPGNQDNTIQVMSNGSLSIKEAQPSHTGVFVCLAVGNRLHHNQTHEYNVTVHFPPHEAESFNTGYTTLLGCVVSLILVLLYLFLTPCSCCCRCCRPLPLVPPQECSAQSSILSSTPPAADGPGRKASTHKHVVFLEPVKEGQNGRVKLAVSEDFDLRNPKILQVKSDSESISSMFSDTPIMS, from the coding sequence atGGCAGCTCTGATATTGGTCTGTGTGCTGTGGCTGTGGCTGGGGAAGCTGCCCCAGCTTGAGGCGGGCACCCACAGTTCCCCAGACAACATGTCCCACGTCCTCCAGCACTGCCCAAAGTTGTGTATCTGTGCAGCAGATCTGCTGAGCTGTTCCAACCAAAACCTCCAGTTTGTGCCTGCACCTCTCCCTATCATGACCACAGTGCTGGACCTTAGCTATAATGGCCTCTCCCGCCTCCACCCTGGTTGGCTGGCTGCCTTGCCCCGCCTGCACATCCTTCGCCTAGCCCACAACAAATTGAGGAGTCTGACCCGGGGCACTTTCCACAATGCTAGTGGACTCCGCCGTCTTGACCTGTCCTCTAATAGCCTACATGCTGTGGGCCATCATGACTTGGAGGGGCTCACAGGGCTGGAGGAGCTCCTGCTCTACAACAATCACATAAGCTCTGTGGACCACAGTGCCTTCCGGGGGCTGAGGAAGCTCAGTCGGTTGTACCTGAGCAGCAACCACCTCACCACGTTCTCCTTCCATGACCTGCATGGACTCAGCCCTGGGCAGCTCCGGGTCCTGGACCTCTCCACCAACTGGCTGGCCAACATCCCCGTGAATGAGGTGGTCACCCTTCCTGCCTTCATCAAGAATGGCCTTTACCTCCACAACAATCCTATCCACTGTAGCTGTAACCTCTACCACATGCTTCTCCGCTGGAGACAGCGCGGCTTTAGCTCCGTTTGTGACTATCTTGAGGAACACGTCTGCATTGCTTTTGACGTGCCCTCCTCCCGAGTGCGATTTTTCACTCACAACAAGGTCTTTGAGAACTGTTCCTCACCAGCCCCTAGCCTGGAAGAGTCAGATGTCCACCTGGAGGTACAAGTGGGCCAGCCGCTGCTCATCCACTGTGATGCCAGCGCGCCAGCTGCCCGCTACGCATGGGTCTCCCCAAGCAATGAGCTCCTTGTTTTCCCAGGCAACCAAGACAACACCATCCAGGTGATGAGTAATGGCAGCCTGTCCATCAAAGAGGCTCAGCCCAGTCACACCGGGGTCTTCGTGTGCCTGGCAGTTGGGAATCGCCTTCACCATAACCAAACACACGAATACAACGTCACCGTCCACTTTCCACCACACGAGGCCGAGTCCTTCAACACGGGCTATACCACCCTGCTGGGCTGTGTGGTCAGCCTGATCCTGGTCCTGCTCTACCTCTTCCTCACACCCTGCTCCTGCTGTTGCCGCTGCTGCCGTCCTCTGCCCCTTGTGCCCCCCCAGGAATGCAGCGCCCAATCCTCCATCCTCAGCTCCACCCCACCTGCCGCTGATGGACCTGGCCGCAAAGCCAGCACCCACAAGCACGTCGTCTTCCTGGAGCCAGTCAAGGAGGGCCAGAATGGCAGGGTGAAATTGGCTGTCAGTGAGGACTTTGACCTTAGGAATCCTAAAATCCTGCAGGTCAAATCAGACTCAGAATCCATCAGCTCCATGTTCTCTGACACACCCATCATGTCTTAG
- the GMPPB gene encoding mannose-1-phosphate guanylyltransferase catalytic subunit beta isoform X1, which yields MKALILVGGYGTRLRPLTLSTPKPLVDFCNKPILLHQVEALVRKAGVNHVILAVSYMSEALEKEMKEQELRLGIRISLSHEQEPLGTAGPLALARELLTENSDPFFVLNSDVICDFPFAAMAQFHRHHGQEGTIVVTKVEEPSKYGVVVSEADTGRIHRFVEKPQVFVSNKINAGMYIFSPSVLQRIQLKPTSIEKEIFPVMAKEGKLYAMELPGKWSRVGLSRVGCDRVGGPVCSAPVAVPLGFWMDIGQPKDFLTGMCLFLQSMRQTQPEQLHSGPGIVGNVLVDPSARIGQNCLIGPNVSLGPGVVVEDGVCIKRCTVLRGAHIRSHSWLDSCIVGWRSRVGQWVRMENVTVLGEDVIVGDELYLNGASVLPHKSIGESVPEPRIIM from the exons ATGAAGGCGCTGATCCTGGTGGGCGGCTACGGCACGAGGCTGCGGCCGCTGACCCTGAGCACGCCCAAGCCGCTGGTGGACTTCTGCAACAAGCCCATCCTGCTGCACCAGGTGGAGGCGCTGGTGAGGAAG GCAGGAGTGAACCATGTGATCCTGGCCGTGAGCTACATGTCGGAGGcgctggagaaggagatgaagGAGCAGGAGCTGCGG CTCGGGATCCGGATCTCCCTGTCCCACGAACAGGAACCCCTGGGGACAG CGGGGCCCCTGGCCCTGGCCAGGGAGCTGCTCACGGAGAACTCGGACCCCTTCTTCGTCCTCAACAGTGACGTCATCTGCGACTTCCCCTTCGCCGCCATGGCGCAGTTCCATCGGCACCACGGGCAGGAGGGCACCATCGTG GTGACCAAGGTGGAGGAGCCCTCCAAGTACGGGGTGGTGGTGAGTGAGGCGGACACTGGTCGCATCCACCGCTTTGTAGAGAAGCCCCAGGTGTTTGTGTCCAACAAGATCAATGCCGGCATGTACATCTTCAGTCCCAGCGTGTTGCAGCGCATCCAG TTAAAGCCCACGTCTATTGAGAAGGAAATCTTCCCTGTGATGGCCAAGGAAGGGAAGCTGTACGCCATGGAGCTCCCAGGTAAATGGTCGAGGGTCGGGCTGAGCAGGGTGGGCTGTGACAGAGTGGGCGGCCCAGTCTGCTCAGCTCCTGTGGCTGTCCCCTTAGGCTTCTGGATGGACATTGGGCAGCCCAAAGACTTCCTGACGGGGATGTGCCTCTTCCTGCAGTCCATGAGGCAGACGCAGCCTGAGCAGCTGCACTCCGGCCCGGGCATTGTGGGCAATGTGCTAGTG GATCCGAGTGCCAGGATTGGCCAGAACTGTCTCATTGGGCCCAATGTCAGCCTGGGCCCTGGCGTGGTAGTGGAGGACGGCGTGTGTATCAAGCGCTGCACGGTGCTGCGGGGGGCCCACATCCGCTCTCACTCATGGCTTGATTCCTGTATAGTGGGCTGGAGATCTCGAGTGGGCCAGTGG GTGCGCATGGAGAACGTGACTGTGCTAGGAGAAGATGTCATCGTGGGTGATGAGCTATACCTCAATGGGGCCAGTGTATTGCCCCACAAGTCCATCGGCGAATCAGTGCCCGAGCCTCGCATCATCATGTAA